A genome region from Fibrobacter sp. includes the following:
- a CDS encoding YggS family pyridoxal phosphate-dependent enzyme translates to MEFTLEEMRGQLAKLETRISAACAQAGRSRESVLLVWVSKFHSAEAVENAIALGAKVFGENRVQEAESKFSERRVALDGSPVQCHVIGPVQSNKLKKAAIVADCIHSIASMEAVEKLEKVCAALPGEKVAANGKTLEILFQVNAGEEETKSGLDVANADAFLAELEKVAGPCGPDGKSEKFQHLKFRGLMTIGKNTGVAEDSRECFAFLRNLQQKYLARGGVFANFDQLSMGMTGDLEVAIEEGSTMIRVGTALFGERDYSKPVNDPV, encoded by the coding sequence ATGGAATTTACTCTTGAAGAAATGCGTGGCCAGCTGGCCAAATTGGAAACGAGAATCTCTGCCGCTTGCGCTCAGGCGGGCCGTTCCCGTGAATCGGTGCTTTTGGTTTGGGTCAGTAAGTTCCACTCGGCGGAAGCAGTGGAAAACGCAATTGCCCTGGGTGCAAAAGTCTTTGGCGAGAACCGCGTGCAGGAAGCGGAATCCAAGTTCAGCGAACGTCGCGTGGCTCTCGATGGCTCCCCGGTGCAGTGCCATGTCATAGGACCTGTGCAGAGCAACAAATTGAAGAAGGCCGCCATCGTCGCCGACTGCATTCATTCCATTGCAAGCATGGAAGCCGTTGAAAAACTGGAAAAGGTCTGCGCAGCACTGCCAGGCGAAAAGGTTGCGGCCAATGGCAAGACTTTGGAAATTCTTTTTCAGGTGAACGCCGGCGAAGAAGAAACCAAGAGCGGTTTGGATGTTGCAAACGCCGACGCATTCCTGGCAGAACTTGAAAAAGTCGCTGGCCCTTGTGGTCCCGACGGCAAGAGCGAAAAATTCCAGCACTTGAAATTCCGCGGCCTCATGACCATCGGCAAGAACACCGGTGTTGCAGAAGATTCCCGCGAATGCTTTGCCTTCCTCCGCAATCTTCAGCAGAAGTACTTGGCCAGGGGCGGCGTATTCGCAAACTTCGACCAGCTTTCCATGGGCATGACCGGCGACTTGGAAGTGGCCATCGAAGAAGGTTCTACCATGATCCGCGTAGGCACCGCCCTCTTCGGCGAACGCGACTACAGCAAGCCCGTAAACGATCCCGTTTAA
- a CDS encoding lytic transglycosylase domain-containing protein: protein MKKLLLVIFAVLFFCGGALPAVEDYLDEIANSKEVLTFFNKKDSPEKLKKFITSVNQKLSAADVDRFSNYILTYSKQYDVDYKLVAAVIAQESKFKVNAKSRVGALGLMQVMPTTGKNVAQKLKLQSFNLMDAKDNIQIGVKFISMLHKEYSGDINLMLAHYNGGYKQAELYKTFRYFELLRLVFMKYETFDYVKKVKANYRKINREL, encoded by the coding sequence TTGAAGAAATTACTACTGGTCATATTTGCGGTTCTATTCTTTTGCGGGGGTGCGCTTCCCGCAGTGGAAGACTATCTGGATGAAATCGCAAACAGCAAGGAAGTCCTGACCTTTTTCAACAAGAAGGATTCTCCCGAAAAACTGAAGAAGTTCATCACCTCGGTTAATCAGAAACTGAGCGCCGCCGATGTGGATCGCTTTTCCAATTATATCCTGACTTATTCAAAGCAGTACGATGTGGACTATAAATTGGTGGCCGCCGTCATTGCCCAGGAAAGCAAATTCAAGGTCAACGCCAAAAGCCGCGTCGGTGCGTTAGGGCTGATGCAGGTGATGCCCACCACCGGGAAAAACGTGGCCCAGAAACTGAAACTCCAAAGCTTCAACCTGATGGATGCGAAGGACAATATCCAGATCGGCGTCAAGTTCATCTCCATGCTGCACAAGGAATACAGTGGCGATATCAACTTAATGCTGGCCCATTACAACGGCGGATACAAGCAGGCGGAACTGTACAAGACTTTCAGGTACTTCGAACTTTTACGTCTTGTGTTTATGAAATACGAAACCTTTGACTACGTGAAAAAAGTCAAGGCCAACTACCGAAAGATTAATCGGGAACTTTAG